A genome region from Bradyrhizobium commune includes the following:
- a CDS encoding tetratricopeptide repeat protein, which translates to MRPYLLAILFLLAAPLAAHAQSADLVLCDRVAADPSDPDKPADVKGVAEIAASDVATAIKFCKQAAPASRRAMFALGRAYAANRQTADAIAAWRKAADKGSSAAMVELGVIYGTGSGVAKDEAQARKLFEKAAQAGNPRGVSNLAALGSAGGGAPADPAQARTLLGKAAETNAEAQYQLGLMLANGNGGEKDDVAARALFEKAAAQNHPGALERMGAFAQEGRGGPKDKDAAKAYYERAAALGDEDAKKALERLRCPYAIKDKQGKLVTTLCF; encoded by the coding sequence ATGCGACCCTATCTCCTAGCCATCCTCTTCCTGCTCGCAGCGCCGCTGGCGGCGCATGCGCAATCGGCCGATCTCGTGCTGTGCGACCGCGTCGCTGCCGATCCCAGCGACCCCGACAAGCCGGCCGACGTGAAGGGCGTGGCGGAGATCGCAGCCTCGGACGTTGCGACCGCCATCAAGTTCTGCAAGCAGGCCGCGCCAGCCTCGCGTCGCGCGATGTTCGCGCTTGGACGCGCCTATGCCGCGAACCGGCAGACGGCCGACGCGATCGCTGCCTGGCGCAAGGCGGCCGACAAGGGTTCCAGCGCTGCGATGGTCGAGCTCGGCGTGATCTACGGCACGGGTTCGGGCGTCGCCAAGGACGAGGCGCAGGCGCGAAAGCTGTTCGAGAAGGCGGCGCAGGCCGGCAATCCGCGCGGCGTCTCCAACCTCGCCGCACTCGGCAGCGCCGGCGGTGGCGCGCCGGCTGATCCTGCGCAGGCGCGCACGCTGCTCGGCAAGGCGGCGGAGACCAATGCGGAGGCGCAGTACCAGCTCGGCCTGATGCTTGCGAACGGCAATGGCGGCGAGAAGGACGACGTCGCGGCCCGCGCGCTGTTCGAGAAGGCGGCCGCGCAAAACCATCCCGGCGCGCTGGAGCGGATGGGCGCCTTCGCCCAGGAGGGCCGCGGCGGTCCAAAGGACAAGGACGCCGCCAAGGCCTATTACGAGCGTGCCGCAGCCCTCGGCGACGAGGACGCCAAGAAGGCGCTGGAGCGGCTGCGCTGTCCCTATGCGATCAAGGACAAGCAGGGCAAGCTCGTCACCACGCTGTGCTTCTGA
- a CDS encoding substrate-binding domain-containing protein, with protein MDNVVRMLSTLGLMGAMRSLSSTYERAAGIHVDADFAPTVALLKRLREGEAADLVILTREGLDEMVGEGRVVRDSAADLARSYVGLAVKAGHAHPDIESEAALRKTVLAARSVAYSRLGASGIYFAQLIERMGIAAEINAKATIVQQGFTAERLVSGEADLAVQQISELKQVDGIEVIGPIPLELQTPAVFSAGRMANAKHADAADRLLRYLASPEVVPALRQSGLEP; from the coding sequence ATGGACAATGTCGTTCGCATGCTCTCGACGCTCGGCCTGATGGGCGCGATGCGCAGTCTCTCGTCGACCTATGAAAGGGCAGCCGGCATCCATGTCGATGCCGACTTCGCACCGACCGTGGCGCTGCTGAAGCGCTTGCGCGAGGGCGAGGCGGCCGACCTCGTCATCCTCACGCGGGAAGGGCTCGACGAGATGGTCGGCGAGGGCCGCGTGGTCAGAGACAGCGCGGCCGACCTGGCGCGCTCCTATGTCGGCCTGGCGGTCAAAGCGGGACACGCGCATCCCGACATCGAAAGCGAAGCCGCGTTGCGCAAGACGGTGCTGGCGGCGCGATCCGTCGCCTATTCAAGGCTCGGCGCGAGCGGAATCTATTTTGCGCAGCTGATCGAGCGGATGGGGATTGCGGCGGAGATCAACGCCAAGGCGACGATCGTGCAGCAGGGCTTTACCGCGGAGCGGCTCGTCAGCGGCGAGGCGGACCTCGCCGTGCAACAGATCAGCGAGCTGAAGCAGGTCGACGGCATCGAGGTGATCGGCCCGATCCCGCTCGAGCTGCAAACGCCGGCGGTGTTTTCGGCCGGCCGCATGGCGAACGCGAAACACGCGGATGCGGCGGATCGGCTGCTGCGCTATCTGGCATCGCCGGAGGTCGTGCCCGCGCTGCGCCAATCGGGACTCGAGCCTTGA
- a CDS encoding GrlR family regulatory protein: MFEGFYKVRFQLGDAVGRSVMHAGNGKMLGGNSAFAHIGTYEKSDDGVSVVIKTVRHNPDPNYRAMAGTDDATLIARGWADGDLYRFKGELKELPGVPFQSLMTPITEDEVPIAGGVGEGGIADGLYSVHLRMLDGVDGGLTGVMLLNRGRILGGDAAFYYLGSYTAANGRWKGQILNQEHTPAKDDPVFGGHEVGIGFSGSYDGEGAVLEATALAGKRSLRLTAALKLMHAA; this comes from the coding sequence GTGTTTGAGGGCTTCTACAAGGTGCGGTTTCAGCTCGGCGATGCGGTCGGCCGGAGCGTGATGCATGCCGGCAACGGCAAGATGCTCGGCGGCAATTCGGCCTTTGCCCATATCGGCACCTACGAGAAGAGCGACGATGGGGTCAGCGTCGTGATCAAGACCGTTCGCCACAACCCCGACCCGAACTATCGCGCCATGGCTGGCACCGACGATGCGACGCTGATCGCGAGGGGCTGGGCGGACGGCGATCTCTATCGCTTCAAGGGTGAGCTGAAGGAGCTGCCCGGCGTGCCCTTCCAGTCGCTGATGACGCCGATCACCGAGGACGAGGTGCCGATCGCCGGTGGTGTCGGCGAGGGCGGCATCGCCGATGGCCTCTACTCCGTCCACCTGCGGATGCTGGATGGCGTCGATGGCGGCCTCACCGGCGTGATGCTGCTCAACCGGGGGCGCATCCTCGGCGGCGATGCGGCGTTCTATTATCTCGGCAGCTACACCGCGGCGAACGGCCGCTGGAAGGGCCAGATCCTCAACCAGGAGCACACGCCGGCCAAGGACGATCCGGTCTTCGGCGGCCACGAGGTCGGCATCGGCTTCTCCGGCAGCTATGACGGCGAGGGCGCGGTGCTGGAAGCGACTGCGCTGGCCGGTAAGCGCAGCCTGCGCTTGACCGCGGCGCTCAAGCTGATGCACGCCGCCTGA